A DNA window from Mya arenaria isolate MELC-2E11 chromosome 17, ASM2691426v1 contains the following coding sequences:
- the LOC128223604 gene encoding 17-beta-hydroxysteroid dehydrogenase 14-like — protein sequence MSGRVNKALRFEDKVAIVTGGCQGIGKGCVDVLVEEGGKVAVFDIKDSFGEDLASKCDSIMYIHCDVRNDDEIKKAIDRVVQTFGKLDLLVNNAAVAPHAHAIDDVTPQDFRDLLNLNLVSYYTMCKYSLPYLRKRKGSIVNISSVCSSAAARNMSMYCATKGGVTSLTKALAIDEAKRGVRMVEDFVASHSNPEEVMQKLTSSLHSDRLGEPREIGLACLYLAVDATFTTGFELNCTAGSEIGYGVKM from the exons ATGTCAGGGCGGGTGAATAAAGCATTACGATTTGAGGACAAAGTTGCCATAGTTACCGGAGGATGCCAGGGCATTGGTAAAGGTTGCGTGGACGTGTTAG TTGAAGAAGGAGGCAAGGTTGctgtttttgatataaaag ACTCATTTGGAGAAGACCTGGCATCGAAATGTGACAGCATCATGTACATCCACTGTGACGTCAGGAATGACGATGAGATTAAG AAAGCGATAGACAGAGTTGTTCAGACTTTTGGAAAACTGGACTTGCTTGTCAACAATGCTGCAGTTG CTCCACACGCTCACGCGATTGATGACGTCACTCCGCAAGACTTCCGGGACCTTCTCAATCTCAATCTCGTATCGTATTACACAATGTGCAAG TACAGTCTTCCTTACCTCCGTAAGAGAAAGGGGAGCATTGTGAACATCTCCAGTGTGTGCTCCTCTGCAGCTGCCCGCAACATGAGCATGTACTGTGCAACAAAg GGCGGAGTCACATCGCTCACAAAAGCACTAGCTATAGACGAAGCGAAACGTGGAGTTCGG ATGGTGGAAGATTTTGTGGCTTCCCATTCAAACCCCGAAGAAGTCATGCAGAAGTTGACAAGCAGCTTG cATTCAGACCGTCTAGGCGAGCCACGAGAGATCGGATTGGCTTGTCTTTATCTCGCTGTAGACGCTACGTTCACCACCGGCTTTGAGCTCAACTGCACCGCGGGGTCAGAGATCGGCTACGGTGTTAAAATGTGA
- the LOC128224028 gene encoding uncharacterized protein LOC128224028: protein MDIPGAVLFVCFLAVEFGLSLQSDYDGYEDYADISQQEKERPKDSPNKSKQSPLIGVLTQSLMSNRSSDSLFVDVGLRQDYLLQRCGGTSLKYSFPDVDYAFLGYDLMKGYPHAIGSDPGFTFPIFRADYSEHQHTGDCRFSVPRGLVVIPDVSCVVSFSSSVVKSAREFEQSLSVSASVSAGGWGVQFSASAGYQKASSEISKKEYVYIISKATCNYYKSKLQDGKTPPFDPTFLHWIHKLNNSDSVGDYLDFFTKYGTHYPTEMTFGARFMKEHKMQSNDYETKQSQGINVAVQASYSGLFSAGGGFNLDSSQRQQASDFSKSVETTTITIGAAPPADGEANTWAATVQSNPVPSSYTLDTIENVFSEEYMGHLDVDYQRIRASMAQNKFVYWGMLQRAKGSDDFSYDTGEGIVIPNWYTEGDYRDERITFTDCVNTCQQLGSKQCDGISFCKNCIDRAWSICTIFRKSRNQDAFKFDERWQTIVYNGKLTLRDMTVADTTGNALDTKMSYVGSDSSAYGKAVNECDEGRKTFSNAKSYSYGMVFNTQFLLCKIYGDTKTLSLAKRKGFTTYIQA, encoded by the exons ATGGATATTCCAGGCGCGGTTCTGTTTGTATGTTTCCTTGCAGTCGAGTTTGGCCTCTCGCTACAGAG CGACTATGATGGCTATGAGGACTACGCAGACATTTCACAGCAGGAAAAGGAACGCCCGAAGGACAGcccaaataaatcaaaacagaGTCCACTGATAGGGGTCCTCACGCAGTCATTGATGTCCAACAGATCTAGCGACAGTCTGTTTGTTGACGTAG GTTTGCGGCAAGACTATCTTCTCCAGCGGTGTGGCGGGACTTCGTTAAAGTACTCATTTCCGGATGTTGACTACGCCTTTCTCGGATACGATCTTATGAAGGGATACCCACATGCCATTGGGAGCGATCCGGGATTCACCTTTCCGATTTTCAGAGCGGATTATTCCGAGCACCAGCACACAGGTGACTGTCGATTTTCCGTACCTCGTGGACTCGTTGTTATACCAGATGTCTCGTGCGTAGTATCATTTTCGTCATCAGTTGTTAAATCTGCCAGAGAATTCGAACAATCGCTATCAGTTTCTGCAAGTGTAAGTGCCGGGGGGTGGGGAGTGCAGTTTTCGGCAAGTGCAGGATACCAGAAAGCTTCGTCAGAAATTTCCAAGAAAGAGTATGTCTACATTATATCTAAAGCAACATGCAATTACTATAAAAGCAAACTCCAGGACGGAAAAACGCCACCATTTGATCCCACATTTCTACATTGGATACACAAGCTTAATAACTCGGACTCTGTAGGTGATTACTTGGATTTCTTTACCAAATACGGTACACATTATCCAACGGAAATGACTTTCGGAGCAAGATTCATGAAGGAGCACAAAATGCAATCCAACGATTACGAGACAAAGCAAAGTCAGGGAATAAATGTTGCGGTTCAGGCAAGCTACAGCGGCTTATTTAGCGCGGGTGGTGGTTTCAATTTGGACTCCAGCCAAAGGCAACAAGCGTCCGACTTCTCGAAGTCTGTAGAGACGACTACTATCACAATAGGTGCCGCTCCTCCGGCTGACGGTGAGGCCAACACATGGGCAGCCACCGTCCAGTCCAACCCTGTGCCTTCGTCATACACGCTTGACACTATAGAGAATGTATTTTCCGAGGAATACATGGGACATCTCGATGTTGACTACCAAAGAATACGAGCAAGTATGGCCCAAAACAAATTTGTCTATTGGGGAATGCTTCAAAGAGCTAAAGGTTCCGATGACTTCTCCTATGACACCGGGGAAGGGATTGTTATTCCGAATTGGTACACGGAGGGAGACTATCGAGATGAGCGAATTACCTTTACAGACTGCGTCAATACATGTCAGCAGCTTGGTTCTAAACAATGTGATGGGATCAGTTTTTGCAAAAACTGCATCGACAGGGCGTGGTCTATTTGCACCATTTTTCGAAAATCTCGAAATCAGGATGCTTTCAAGTTTGACGAGCGATGGCAGACGATTGTCTACAATGGGAAATTAACGTTGAGAGACATGACGGTCGCCGACACAACGGGTAATGCTTTAGACACGAAGATGTCTTATGTCGGATCAGATAGCTCGGCCTACGGAAAAGCTGTGAACGAATGCGATGAAGGGcggaaaacattttcaaacgcCAAGTCGTACAGCTACGGGATGGTGTTCAACACACAGTTCTTACTCTGCAAAATCTACGGTGATACGAAAACATTGAGCTTGGCAAAAAGGAAAGGGTTTACCACTTACATTCAAGCTTAA